A portion of the Malania oleifera isolate guangnan ecotype guangnan chromosome 3, ASM2987363v1, whole genome shotgun sequence genome contains these proteins:
- the LOC131151928 gene encoding calcium uptake protein, mitochondrial, producing the protein MISARRLRQSPPSIYIISAVSRLHTRAISTAPDGPPSNSGNNHHNSGSFLRWVSGIVVGSGLGFVYWSSTSSSSIFGSSRQPLFSFGDWRTATADPSVDHQPSNSALVSPNTPKFLFGDAYRRKVFFKYERRIRMRSPPEKVFEYFASTQNSDGELFMTPADLMRAVVPVFPPSESNLVRYGYLRGERSPGELRCAPSEFFMLFDMNSDGLISFKEYIFFITLLSIPESSFSVAFKMFDIDNSGEIDRDEFKKVMALMRAHNRQGTVHSDGRRVGLKVTGSVENGGLVEYFFGKDGRECLQHEKFVQFLGGLHDEMLMLEFAHYDYKNQGTLSAKDFALSMVASADLIHLDKLLDRVDELDNQPHLSDIRIDLNEFKKFSELRKKLHPFSLALFSYGEVNGLLTRKDFQRAASQVCGISLTDNVIEVIFHVFDANRDGHLSSDEFVRVIQKRERDAAQPMEAGIMNLLSCCWNCTNNNYSLARVLS; encoded by the exons ATGATTTCCGCGAGACGCCTGCGACAATCCCCGCCTTCCATCTACATCATCTCCGCCGTCTCCCGGCTCCACACTCGCGCAATCTCCACCGCGCCGGATGGACCACCCTCTAATTCCGGCAACAATCATCATAATTCGGGATCTTTTCTGAGATGGGTCTCGGGGATTGTTGTTGGTTCTGGCTTAGGGTTCGTGTACTGGTCTTCCACTTCCTCTTCTTCAATTTTCGGTTCTTCCAGACAGCCGCTCTTCTCTTTTGGCGATTGGCGGACGGCTACTGCAGATCCTTCGGTGGACCATCAGCCGTCAAATTCTGCCTTAGTCTCACCAAATACGCCCAAGTTTCTTTTTGGAG ATGCATATAGGAGAAAGGTCTTCTTTAAATATGAGAGGCGCATTAGGATGCGAAGTCCACCTGAAAAG GTTTTTGAATACTTTGCATCTACTCAAAACTCGGATGGAGAACTGTTTATGACACCTGCAGATCTGATGCGAGCAGTTGTTCCTGTTTTTCCTCCATCTGAATCCAACCTTGTAAGATATGGTTATCTGAGAGGGGAAAGGAGTCCTGGAGAGTTGCGATGTGCTCCTTCTGAATTCTTTATGCTTTTTGACATGAACAGTGATGGACTCATTTCTTTCAAGGA GTATATTTTTTTCATTACACTGCTCAGTATCCCAGAATCAAGCTTTTCAGTGGCATTTAAAATGTTTGACATTGACAATAGTGG AGAGATAGATAGGGATGAATTCAAGAAAGTGATGGCTCTGATGCGTGCTCATAATAGACAAGGGACTGTTCATAGTGACGGACGGCGAGTTGGGCTTAAAGTTACTGGTTCAGTAGAGAATGGAGGCCTGGTGGAGTATTTCTTTGGCAAAGATGGCAGGGAGTGCCTGCAACATGAAAAATTTGTCCAATTTTTGGGAGGTTTGCATGATGAG ATGTTGATGTTGGAGTTTGCTCATTATGACTACAAAAATCAAGGAACTTTATCAGCCAAGGATTTTGCTCTGTCAATGGTTGCTTCTGCCGATTTGATTCATCTAGACAAATTGCTTGATCGGGTTGATGAATTAGATAATCAACCACATCTTAGTGATATTCGCATTGACTTAAATGAATTTAAGAAGTTTTCAGAGCTACGTAAAAAATTGCATCCATTTTCTCTTGCCCTTTTCAGTTATGGGGAAGTGAACGGCCTGTTGACAAGGAAAGATTTTCAAAGAGCTGCATCACAG GTCTGTGGTATCTCTCTAACTGACAATGTGATTGAAGTCATTTTCCATGTTTTTGATGCAAATCGTGATGGACACTTAAGCTCAGATGAGTTTGTAAGAGTTATACAAAAAAGGGAAAGGGACGCAGCTCAACCCATGGAGGCAGGCATAATGAACTTGTTATCCTGCTGTTGGAATTGCACAAATAATAATTATTCCCTGGCACGGGTGCTATCCTGA